From Nicotiana tabacum cultivar K326 chromosome 20, ASM71507v2, whole genome shotgun sequence, one genomic window encodes:
- the LOC107823323 gene encoding F-box protein CPR1: protein MLQFMTYLKHCSVSLLFSGFSTDSFDLDIPTKTPDDRFDVVGSVNGLICLSIGFKCLVLWNPSTRKFRHVPDIMNMLALDFVCQYMYGFGYDEVNDDYKVVAVFSELTCACVSIYSLKNDSWRRLDDIQGLVAYNRWPKLVSRKLHWVNVGEGRTIMSIDLVDEKYGKVEQPLYEEGQKFLKLGVLGNDFSVLCHYYLIRADVWVMKEYGVKESGIKLYTFKYHNAPEPAAFPTHLHVK from the coding sequence ATGCTGCAATTTATGACTTATCTTAAACATTGTTCTGTTAGCCTTTTATTTTCTGGGTTTTCTACTGATTCATTTGACTTGGATATTCCTACGAAAACTCCCGATGATCGTTTTGATGTTGTGGGTTCTGTCAATGGGTTGATTTGTCTTTCCATTGGGTTTAAATGCTTGGTTCTGTGGAATCCATCAACTAGAAAATTTAGGCATGTACCTGATATTATGAATATGCTTGCATTGGATTTTGTGTGTCAGTACATGTATGGTTTTGGATATGATGAGGTTAATGATGATTATAAGGTAGTGGCTGTTTTCTCTGAACTGACTTGTGCATGTGTCAGTATATATAGTTTAAAGAATGATTCTTGGAGAAGACTTGATGATATTCAAGGGCTGGTGGCGTACAATCGTTGGCCTAAATTGGTGAGTAGGAAGCTTCACTGGGTCAATGTGGGTGAAGGTAGGACCATCATGTCTATTGATTTGGTTGATGAGAAATATGGAAAGGTGGAGCAGCCCCTCTATGAAGAAGGGCAGAAATTTTTGAAGCTTGGAGTGTTGGGAAATGATTTTTCTGTTCTCTGTCATTATTACCTAATTCGAGCTGATGTGTGGGTTATGAAGGAGTATGGGGTTAAAGAGTCTGGGATAAAACTGTATACCTTCAAATACCATAATGCCCCAGAGCCAGCTGCTTTTCCCACCCATTTGCATGTCAAGTAA